The genome window ACCTGACCACCTAGGTGGGGTATCTCACCACTTGACAACAGAGCTGTCAAAGTGGGACCACTGAAATGTGATCATGGGATGGACTTGGGCCTTGTCAGGGCAAGAAGAAACTGTTATCTGAGCAGTTATATCAAGTTCAGCATCTTCACATCCctcagcaaagcagagcaggttGGTCAGGGTGGCCCTCAAGGAGATGCCCCTCATACATTTGCTTTATCCTGTGCTTGTGACATTAAACTGTTTTGTCCAGATTCAGTGACTGCAGTTCCAGATGGACAGAGAAAGACAAACACAGCACACATGATAGAAGAAAGGAACTACTAACTGCTACCTTCCCTGAAAATGcccatttctgtgaaaaacagaaGTGCCATCTATGTTACTGAGAACTGGTGAAGTACTCACACatgtatgaaattattttccttgcaGGAAAGACAACAAACTGGCCAAGTGTATAATAAAATCTGGCACTCAGCCAGGGAGAGTTACAGGCTATTGTTAATTATGGAGGTTCAACTCAAAGCCACATGACCTGAACAACAAACTTGTGTACCTAGAGCTTTTAAAGCCCCTGTTCTTCACTGGGAAATGCTGTTTTCAGAATTGAATAGCACAATTGACAGCTCGTGATCAAACTCATTAGAATGAGAATTGCGGGTTGTGTAGTGGTTTTGGAAAACACTGACTTGTTTTTAAGATACATTTCAGGATTTCTTTATGACATTCCTTACAATAACTCCACCATTACAATGAATCCCCATGCTTCTCTTTGCTTGAGATGCTCATCTGCCTAGGATTTCATCTTCTCCATTCTAGACAGCCTCATCAcagttgaaatgaaaaaaaataaatagagttTACCATCTACTTATTTGCAGGCTCATATAGTTGTGAGTAACAGCCCTCAGTACCATGGCATCAATTTTTTGCTATCCAAATTGCAAAAGGGGTTCTTAAAAAGCACTCAGTAGTTACACAGCCTTGGCAGTCCAGCATGAGCCATGCTATGAGCAAAGCAGGCAGATTCCCTCAGGGGCTTTGACTGACCACTGGCCCTCAGGGATGCACACAAAGGGGAGGTGACAGCTTTTACATGAGCCAGATCTGCATCACAGCTAAAAATGACTTCAACTTCAGCATTCATCAGTGGCAGTAAGCAAATACTGAGTGCCTTTGAGAGCTCCCACCAAAAATACAATTCCTAAAGCATACTAGTAGGAAATACTGAAGAAAGGTTCCATACCTTAAATTCCTCCAagattttgtaatttttcccATGATATTCACAAAAGTTTTTCACTTCTTTGCATTCTGGACAGCATCCATTGTGTTCCACTTTTGTGCACTTTGGGTGGATTTTAGGGCATTCTGGTTGATCACAAACAGGTCCATCCTCAgtacagacacagggacagttgGAATGTCCTGGGAAAAAACGTTCTCCCAGTTTGTACACAAAGCCACTGTCATCCACACAGCCCTTCCCCCGGTAATCATCAAAGATCAGATTGTCATTACTGGAGGTCTGGTCCCCTTCGTCAGCGGGGTAATCTTCATGGTTGATGGCAGCTGGAGTGACCAAACCAGGGAGCACAAACAGAAGTATCCAGGCTTCATGGATGTGAAGAGCCATCCCcctcctcagcttctccatgggACCTCAAAGCCAGATACAAACAGTTGCTTCCATAGGGAGACCAGTGTTGTggtctgaaaacaaacagttTCAAGTGAGAGAAAACTCAAAATTCAAGGAATACTGACTTATAAAAGTCATTGTTTCAACCAGTACCAAGGAATAAATCGAAGTTTTTAACTATCACTGTTTCATTTGAATTAAACCTCTTGTTAACTATTGGCAAAGAGAACAAAGCATGTGAAATACCTAAAATTAGATACACATGCCTGGAAGCATATGACCATAAAATACCTCTGAAGGAATGGTGGTTCACAGAATCATCTAATTTTTACTTTCCTCATTTTTGCAGCTGAGTTTTTGGATGCACCAGAAATTAAACCAGCTGCCTGAAATCTCATGGTGATGGGCAGCTCGGAGGGTTTTGAAGCCAAGTTTAAGGATGGTCTAAACCTCCTGTGGTGGCCACTGTCCCCTGGTGCTACGGATGGAGCACAGCCCACTTCATTAAATCGAGGTGGGAAACCCGAGCTGAAAAAGGAGTTAAACATAATCTGCTGTCAGATCTGTGTCTGATTTGAAAGATGGTGCTGGGTTAACTTGGGCTGCGAGAGGTGAATAGTACAGAATCTTATTTACAGCATTTCTGAAGAGGGACTTTTGGGCTAccaacacagcccagcctgcagcaggtaCGTTTAACCCTGCCAGAGGCAAAGATGCGATTCATCACCTCCATTATTCAGCATTTCAGTGATTCCCAGCAAAAACCGCCGAGTGCAGGACGTTAAATGCCTGCATAATGCATGGAGCCGCTGAAACGTGTCGGCCTGATTAGGCTGGAAGCTTTTTAAAACTTCGGGAGCGACCTGCGGTGAGCTGCGCTGGAGCGGAGGAGTGAGCACGGAGCCCggcagggagaggggctctCAGCGACCCCCGGAAAGGCTCCGTGCCGGTGCCTCGGGAACACCTCTGGCTGCCCACAGTGCCACATCACCGCCACCAACCTGCCCACACACCAGTGCAACCCCGGCAGCAAACTGGTTTCTGACCCCTCTTAAAAAAGTATTACAGGAAACTTTGAAATGAGATGAAATAGCAGCATTACACGGACTGCAGAACTACGGAGGCAGATGCTggcacaaaccaaaacaagaagGGCtgttggggtgtgtgtgtgtcatcatcccttctcttcctccatTCCCAGAGcatgcacacacaggcacacgGAGTCTACACAAACATGCATTAACCCACACACGCGTACTGCCCCCACCCCTCGGGGTGACATTTTTATATACTGGCTTTTTTGGTGGACTGCAGATGTTCAGCAATTAATTCTCCCCTAATTGAAGcaaaaaaggagcagcaggaggagaaagcTTTAATCCCAGAGAAGCAGCTAAAGGATCCTGTTGACCAAGCAGTTTTCCCGAAGCCACAACAGAGGGAGACACCGGATATTACACAAGATTTATCAAATTCGAAAAGATATCTTCTTAATTGAAGTACTAGCTGTGTTTCCATCACAAG of Zonotrichia leucophrys gambelii isolate GWCS_2022_RI chromosome 7, RI_Zleu_2.0, whole genome shotgun sequence contains these proteins:
- the VWC2L gene encoding von Willebrand factor C domain-containing protein 2-like, encoding MEKLRRGMALHIHEAWILLFVLPGLVTPAAINHEDYPADEGDQTSSNDNLIFDDYRGKGCVDDSGFVYKLGERFFPGHSNCPCVCTEDGPVCDQPECPKIHPKCTKVEHNGCCPECKEVKNFCEYHGKNYKILEEFKPSPCEWCRCEPSNEVHCVVADCAVPECVNPVYEPEQCCPVCKNGPNCFAGTTIIPAGIEVKVDDCNICHCHNGDWWKPAQCSKRECQGKQAL